A single window of Haladaptatus paucihalophilus DX253 DNA harbors:
- a CDS encoding CcmD family protein, producing MEPLLIAGYSAIFLTIFGYVFRLQRRLLSLESQLTDQH from the coding sequence ATGGAGCCACTACTCATCGCCGGTTACAGTGCCATATTCCTTACAATATTTGGATACGTGTTTCGACTCCAGCGTCGGCTTCTCTCGCTCGAAAGTCAACTTACTGATCAACACTAA